The Gemmatimonadaceae bacterium genome includes a window with the following:
- a CDS encoding translocation/assembly module TamB domain-containing protein — MVSRRRIVLLVSLGLVVTLTVVAAVAVFVLTQSGWGQDKVRQLIQRQLASSVHGKVYLGRVTGSYLTGVTVDSLEIRDAEDSLFVASGPLTVEYDPRDLLDKRLLFNHVDVQHPTVYLRQHENYDWNFQRIFRSGRTGPKATGPQYGDYVVMDSVRLHDATFVLTLPWHPDDSLHGAKRDSAVAAALVNKNTEIRRRSEGFAITRRWTHIDALVPRARLANPDSVGRVFQIASLTADESDPPFSFRNVRGTVRNLGDSVWTDVAHFDLPGSTGSAAGKVVWGSDLPIRYNLHIIGDSVSLADVAWVYPTLPRTGGGSMVLDIVNERNLHVMDYRLTKLDVRSTKSRLRGAMTFAVGGPVLQVKDVDLLADPVDFDLLRTLNGRAFPVDWQGQLRGTVVARGGPLTHFVVDTSHLVFQDAHVPGASSEVSGRGELDILQPAFTVFHHFRVEATTIDLRTIEYLYPDFPALAGTLSGVATLDSSWMDVRFSDADVTQRVPLAPPSRILGSGRITYGDTSMTYDASLFADSLSFTGLQRSYPKLPFKGMFSGTIHAQGTANDLMLTASLRGPAGGITFDGRVDAYPPELGAQGSGRVSSVDPAQLLDRDNVPSGSLTGNYTIDMRGDSLANLTGSASVSMERSEFDRVHVFASRARLQFGDGRMRVDSMRLETSAATVTADGALGLHAGIADSLRFDATVDSLGGLRPFLETRTALTTGTPDSLAGALSITGMLTGNLDSLNVRGQIFGSSLYRNEDRGASARGVVALDNILGIPRGTVGFELDTLVLGGVRVDTIGAELQLSTRTSGTFQLGALSDNGPTFAAAGAVARDSSRWTVTVQSVGLNLGSDAWTLAAPAAIRIEPALTAVDTLRLINGRGGAFTVAGFVPEHGAVSARVWADSVPARDAGTLLQIADTLSGWGSLRVDVTGTRDQPRATADAELSDLHYGEMQLQRVGAHASYLDGRTGAAVTVFRDGAPALQATASLPMELTLSGAPRLLPDSLRGTIRADSADFAIIEAFVPAVTHAKGRVFVALDVGGTWKHPTLGGRVLMTGGELTMDDLGITLHDLTADLAVSQERDSLAIRQLRAWSPSSPADSVSVRGFVDFADRSNPLFNLRLVAHDFRTMDKRSLARLDVSTVGDGITLRGRRTGSTLTGSVNLVRGTIYIPDHDVANKQLVILSYRDLAGIVDTADLNSRIKLPSPPSALLQDMAITGVRVTLGDEVWLRSQEANIKLGGSLNVTRVPVRATDAGSPFSGRNPGDSMTYRLALDGTLTAERGTYTLSFGPFQREFQVETGTITFYGTPDLNPRIEVSALYKVRQYNRPDISVRAKLSGFLYPGPSLDLESGESYEIPQSDLVSYLCCGVPSFELGANQSYLRTAAQVLLPTASSVLARTLRGQLGSTFDILQFQPGATDATDTKGQTTGSTARDFFAGARLGGDKQITNNLFFSISTGLCQLNANQPGGGTSGVNSFVEQLESKLQYRFTGTLSVEAGLEPPSSALLCGRTQRGLVPTPQQWGFSLSKTWRW, encoded by the coding sequence GTGGTCTCCCGCCGCCGCATCGTGCTGCTCGTGAGTCTGGGGCTCGTGGTGACGCTCACCGTGGTGGCCGCGGTGGCCGTGTTCGTCCTCACGCAGAGCGGCTGGGGGCAGGACAAGGTGCGCCAGCTGATCCAGCGGCAGTTGGCATCGTCCGTCCACGGCAAGGTGTATCTGGGCCGAGTGACCGGCAGCTACCTCACGGGCGTCACCGTCGACTCGCTCGAGATCCGCGACGCCGAGGATTCGCTGTTCGTGGCGAGCGGACCCTTGACCGTGGAGTACGATCCCCGCGACCTCCTCGACAAGCGGTTGTTGTTCAATCACGTGGACGTGCAGCATCCCACGGTCTACCTGCGCCAGCACGAGAATTATGACTGGAACTTCCAGCGCATCTTCCGCAGCGGACGCACGGGACCGAAGGCCACGGGACCGCAGTACGGCGATTACGTGGTCATGGACTCGGTACGGCTGCACGACGCGACGTTCGTGCTCACGCTACCGTGGCACCCGGATGATTCCCTGCACGGGGCGAAGCGCGACAGCGCCGTGGCCGCAGCACTGGTCAACAAGAACACGGAGATCCGGCGGCGGAGCGAAGGGTTCGCGATTACCCGGCGCTGGACTCACATCGACGCGCTCGTGCCCCGCGCGCGGCTGGCCAACCCCGACAGCGTCGGCCGCGTGTTCCAGATCGCTTCCCTCACCGCGGATGAGAGCGATCCGCCCTTCTCGTTCCGCAACGTGCGCGGGACAGTGCGCAACCTCGGCGACTCGGTCTGGACCGACGTGGCACACTTCGACCTCCCGGGTTCCACCGGATCGGCGGCGGGCAAGGTCGTATGGGGTAGCGATCTCCCGATCCGCTACAACCTCCACATCATCGGCGACTCGGTATCGCTCGCCGACGTGGCGTGGGTCTATCCCACACTGCCGCGCACCGGCGGTGGCTCGATGGTGCTCGACATCGTCAATGAGCGCAACCTGCACGTGATGGACTACCGGCTCACGAAACTGGATGTGCGAAGTACGAAATCGCGCCTGCGCGGAGCGATGACGTTCGCCGTGGGCGGGCCGGTGCTCCAGGTGAAGGACGTCGATCTGCTGGCCGACCCGGTGGATTTCGATCTCCTGCGCACGCTCAACGGTCGGGCATTCCCGGTGGACTGGCAGGGCCAATTGCGGGGGACGGTGGTAGCGCGCGGAGGGCCACTCACGCACTTCGTGGTGGACACATCGCACCTGGTATTCCAGGACGCGCACGTGCCCGGTGCGTCGTCCGAGGTGAGCGGCCGCGGTGAGCTGGACATCCTCCAGCCGGCGTTCACCGTCTTCCACCATTTCCGGGTGGAGGCGACGACCATCGATCTCCGCACGATCGAATACCTGTATCCGGACTTCCCGGCGCTTGCCGGAACGCTGTCCGGGGTGGCGACGCTCGATTCGTCGTGGATGGACGTGCGGTTCTCCGATGCCGACGTGACGCAACGCGTGCCGCTGGCGCCACCGTCCCGTATCCTGGGCAGCGGACGCATCACGTATGGCGATACGTCCATGACGTACGATGCCTCGCTGTTCGCGGATTCGCTGTCGTTCACCGGCCTCCAGCGCTCGTATCCCAAACTGCCCTTCAAGGGGATGTTCAGCGGGACGATCCACGCCCAGGGTACGGCCAACGACCTGATGCTCACGGCGTCGCTCCGCGGACCGGCGGGCGGCATCACGTTCGACGGACGCGTGGACGCCTATCCCCCCGAGCTGGGCGCGCAGGGGAGCGGGCGGGTGTCCAGCGTCGATCCAGCGCAGCTGCTCGATCGGGACAACGTGCCGTCGGGCTCGTTGACCGGGAACTACACCATCGACATGCGGGGCGACTCGTTGGCCAACCTCACCGGGTCCGCCAGCGTATCGATGGAGCGGTCGGAGTTCGACCGGGTGCACGTGTTCGCCTCGCGGGCGCGGTTGCAGTTCGGCGACGGCCGCATGCGGGTGGACTCGATGCGCCTCGAGACCTCGGCGGCGACGGTGACGGCCGATGGGGCGCTCGGCCTCCACGCCGGAATTGCGGATTCGCTACGCTTTGATGCGACCGTGGATTCGTTGGGCGGCCTGCGCCCGTTTCTCGAGACGCGGACGGCGCTCACGACGGGCACGCCCGATTCGCTGGCTGGTGCGCTGTCGATCACGGGCATGCTGACCGGAAACCTCGACTCGCTCAATGTGCGCGGCCAGATCTTCGGCAGTTCGCTTTATCGGAACGAGGATCGCGGCGCCTCGGCGCGGGGCGTCGTAGCGCTGGACAACATCCTCGGAATTCCGCGTGGCACCGTGGGGTTCGAACTCGACACGCTGGTGCTGGGGGGCGTGCGCGTCGATACGATCGGGGCCGAGCTGCAACTCTCCACGCGCACGAGCGGTACGTTCCAGCTGGGCGCGTTGAGCGACAACGGTCCGACCTTCGCCGCCGCCGGCGCCGTGGCGCGCGACAGCAGCCGGTGGACGGTGACGGTGCAGTCGGTGGGGCTAAATCTGGGAAGCGATGCCTGGACGTTGGCGGCGCCGGCGGCCATCCGCATCGAACCGGCGCTCACGGCGGTCGACACCCTGCGATTGATCAACGGTCGCGGGGGCGCGTTCACGGTGGCGGGGTTCGTGCCCGAGCACGGTGCCGTCTCGGCGCGGGTGTGGGCCGACAGCGTTCCGGCGCGCGATGCGGGGACGCTGCTCCAGATCGCCGACACCCTGTCGGGCTGGGGTTCGCTCCGCGTGGACGTGACGGGCACGCGCGATCAACCGCGCGCAACCGCCGATGCCGAGCTCAGCGACCTGCACTACGGCGAGATGCAATTGCAGCGCGTCGGCGCACACGCGTCGTACCTCGACGGACGCACCGGCGCCGCGGTGACCGTGTTCCGCGACGGCGCCCCGGCGCTCCAGGCCACGGCCTCGCTGCCCATGGAACTGACGCTGTCCGGCGCCCCGCGGCTGCTGCCGGACTCGTTGCGCGGCACGATCCGCGCCGACAGCGCGGACTTTGCGATCATCGAGGCGTTCGTGCCCGCAGTGACCCACGCCAAGGGACGGGTGTTTGTGGCGCTCGACGTGGGTGGCACATGGAAGCATCCCACGCTCGGCGGCCGGGTGCTGATGACCGGCGGCGAGCTGACGATGGACGACCTGGGCATCACGCTGCACGATCTCACCGCCGATCTCGCGGTGTCGCAGGAACGGGACAGCCTGGCCATCCGGCAACTGCGGGCGTGGAGTCCGTCGTCGCCGGCCGACAGCGTGTCGGTGCGCGGCTTCGTGGACTTCGCCGACCGCAGCAATCCGCTGTTCAATCTGCGGCTGGTGGCCCACGATTTCCGGACCATGGACAAGCGCTCGCTCGCCCGGCTCGACGTTTCCACGGTGGGCGACGGCATCACGCTGCGCGGGCGCAGGACGGGATCGACGCTCACCGGGTCGGTGAACCTCGTGCGCGGCACGATCTACATTCCCGACCACGACGTGGCCAACAAGCAGTTGGTGATTCTCAGCTACCGCGATCTGGCGGGCATCGTCGACACCGCCGACCTGAATTCCCGCATCAAGCTGCCGAGCCCGCCATCGGCCCTGTTGCAGGACATGGCGATCACGGGGGTGCGGGTGACGCTCGGGGACGAGGTCTGGCTGAGGTCACAGGAGGCGAACATCAAGCTCGGTGGGTCGCTGAACGTGACGCGAGTGCCGGTGCGGGCCACCGACGCGGGGTCCCCGTTTTCCGGTCGCAATCCGGGCGACAGCATGACCTATCGGTTGGCACTCGATGGGACGCTGACGGCCGAACGGGGCACCTACACCCTCTCATTCGGTCCGTTTCAACGCGAGTTCCAGGTGGAAACGGGGACGATCACGTTCTACGGGACACCCGACTTGAACCCGCGCATCGAAGTCAGCGCACTCTACAAGGTGCGGCAGTACAACCGCCCCGACATCAGCGTGCGCGCCAAGCTCAGCGGCTTCCTGTATCCGGGGCCGTCGCTCGATCTGGAAAGTGGCGAGAGTTACGAGATTCCGCAGTCCGACCTCGTGAGCTATCTGTGCTGCGGCGTACCGAGCTTCGAATTGGGAGCGAATCAGAGCTACCTCCGCACGGCGGCGCAGGTGCTCCTGCCGACGGCGAGCAGCGTACTCGCCCGCACGCTGCGCGGTCAGCTCGGGTCCACATTCGATATCCTGCAGTTCCAACCCGGGGCGACGGACGCGACGGACACCAAGGGCCAGACGACGGGCAGTACGGCGCGCGACTTCTTTGCCGGCGCGCGACTGGGTGGCGACAAGCAGATCACCAACAACCTGTTCTTCAGCATCAGCACGGGCTTGTGCCAGTTGAACGCGAACCAACCAGGGGGAGGGACCTCCGGCGTGAACTCGTTCGTTGAGCAGCTGGAGAGCAAGCTGCAGTACCGCTTCACCGGCACACTGTCCGTGGAGGCCGGGCTCGAGCCCCCGTCCAGCGCCCTGCTGTGCGGCCGGACCCAACGCGGCCTCGTGCCGACGCCGCAGCAGTGGGGATTCTCCCTCTCGAAAACCTGGCGCTGGTGA
- a CDS encoding HAD family hydrolase: MKLVLFDIDGTLLNSDGAGRRAIQRALVESFGTAGPEQHWFDGKTDPQIVHELMALAGIDRDVVEARLDHVFTRYVELLRDEIGRPGHAAAIYPGVAELLDALEATNGVTLGLLTGNVEAGAHVKLGAVGIAPARFRVGAFGSDHAVRAELPAIARARAGAMLGCELPGQAMVVIGDTPADLTCGLGVGARAMGVATGRYSVAELGAYQPAAVVANFRDTAAVVDAILSA, translated from the coding sequence GTGAAACTCGTTCTCTTCGATATCGACGGTACGCTGTTGAACAGCGACGGCGCGGGGCGCCGCGCCATCCAGCGCGCGCTCGTGGAATCATTCGGCACGGCCGGCCCCGAGCAGCACTGGTTCGACGGCAAGACCGATCCTCAGATCGTTCACGAGCTGATGGCGCTGGCCGGCATCGACCGCGATGTGGTCGAGGCGCGCTTGGACCACGTGTTCACGCGCTACGTCGAATTGCTGCGCGACGAGATCGGGCGCCCGGGCCACGCGGCGGCGATCTATCCTGGCGTGGCCGAACTGCTTGACGCCCTCGAGGCGACGAACGGCGTGACCCTCGGACTTCTCACGGGAAACGTCGAGGCGGGCGCCCACGTGAAGCTCGGCGCGGTGGGTATCGCTCCGGCGCGATTCCGCGTCGGCGCGTTCGGCTCGGACCATGCAGTACGCGCAGAACTCCCCGCCATTGCCCGCGCCCGCGCCGGCGCCATGTTGGGGTGCGAACTCCCGGGCCAGGCGATGGTCGTGATCGGCGATACGCCGGCCGACCTCACCTGCGGGCTCGGCGTGGGCGCGCGCGCCATGGGGGTGGCCACCGGACGCTACTCGGTGGCCGAACTGGGTGCGTACCAGCCCGCGGCCGTGGTGGCGAACTTCCGCGATACGGCCGCCGTGGTCGACGCGATTCTCTCCGCATGA
- a CDS encoding P1 family peptidase, with amino-acid sequence MAVDFSRVGVAVGHAGDPDAGTGCTVVRGIDASFRGGVAIFGRATGSRELPALGADALADRVDAVLLAGGSAYGLDAAAGVMRWMEERCRGFPIGGGVVPIVPAAVIFDLRPLGRFDQRPTPDMAYRAADTAASTGVAEGSVGAGTGATVGKAAGIGRAMKGGVGCALRESAGVAVGAVAVVNAFGDVHDADGHVLAGARDDAGGFLHAARLLVENPHHIAALAAEQRGRNTTLAVVATNAALDRVQLNQLARAAGAALFHRIRPAGSSFDGDIVFALGAREGTPADALHVEALAIAALEEAIERGVRLAVGASGLPGLADTP; translated from the coding sequence ATGGCCGTGGACTTTTCCCGGGTGGGGGTTGCAGTGGGACACGCCGGCGATCCCGACGCGGGCACGGGGTGCACCGTGGTGCGCGGCATCGACGCTTCCTTTCGGGGGGGCGTCGCGATCTTCGGCCGCGCCACGGGGTCCCGTGAACTCCCCGCCCTCGGTGCCGACGCGCTTGCCGACCGCGTGGATGCGGTGCTGCTTGCCGGCGGCTCGGCCTACGGGCTCGACGCCGCGGCGGGTGTCATGCGCTGGATGGAGGAGCGCTGCCGCGGCTTTCCGATCGGCGGCGGGGTGGTGCCTATCGTGCCGGCCGCGGTGATCTTCGATCTGCGGCCTCTGGGGCGATTCGACCAACGGCCCACGCCCGATATGGCCTACCGCGCCGCCGATACGGCGGCGTCCACTGGCGTGGCCGAGGGAAGCGTGGGCGCTGGCACTGGAGCGACCGTGGGCAAGGCAGCCGGAATCGGGCGGGCCATGAAGGGGGGCGTGGGATGCGCCCTACGCGAGTCGGCCGGCGTGGCCGTAGGCGCGGTGGCGGTGGTCAACGCATTCGGCGACGTCCACGACGCCGACGGCCACGTGCTGGCCGGCGCACGCGACGACGCGGGTGGATTCCTCCACGCCGCGCGCCTGCTGGTCGAGAACCCGCATCACATCGCGGCCCTGGCCGCCGAGCAGCGCGGCCGCAATACCACCCTCGCCGTCGTGGCCACCAACGCCGCGCTCGACCGGGTGCAGCTCAATCAACTCGCGCGCGCCGCAGGCGCCGCCCTCTTCCATCGGATCCGTCCCGCTGGTTCGTCGTTCGACGGTGACATCGTGTTCGCACTGGGCGCGCGCGAGGGAACGCCGGCCGACGCGCTGCACGTGGAAGCGCTCGCCATCGCCGCGCTCGAGGAGGCGATCGAGCGCGGTGTGCGCCTGGCTGTGGGGGCGTCGGGCCTTCCCGGACTCGCCGACACGCCATGA
- a CDS encoding NlpC/P60 family protein, which produces MTITGRVMVRSAIAPLLAEPRASSPQVSQRLAGHALDVVEVQGDWLRVRGGDAYEGWVHTGYIASAPERTARQSHGGRRVSLGCVTGISGGGRRSLPLGAFLGPEETVQSGEILEETAFATRFPGTAAAIARSATEFFEGTSYQWGGITPWGADCSGFVQSIFALHGVPLPRDAWQQAQVGEPVERKLAALQVSELAFFSDRDDGRITHVGLGVGSGRMAHVAVGRGGFAVERLADARDGYVKTLVDQFRFVRRVV; this is translated from the coding sequence ATGACCATCACGGGCCGCGTCATGGTTCGGTCGGCGATCGCGCCGCTGCTGGCAGAGCCCAGGGCATCGAGCCCGCAGGTGTCGCAGCGGCTGGCAGGCCATGCGCTCGATGTGGTCGAAGTGCAGGGCGACTGGCTTCGGGTGCGGGGCGGCGACGCGTACGAAGGATGGGTGCACACGGGCTACATTGCGAGCGCGCCCGAGCGCACCGCCCGTCAGAGCCACGGCGGACGGCGCGTGTCGCTGGGCTGCGTGACCGGCATTTCCGGGGGCGGGCGGCGGTCGCTGCCGCTGGGCGCCTTCCTCGGGCCCGAGGAGACCGTGCAATCGGGCGAAATTCTGGAAGAGACCGCGTTCGCGACGCGCTTTCCCGGCACGGCCGCAGCCATCGCGCGCTCGGCCACCGAATTTTTCGAGGGTACGAGTTATCAGTGGGGCGGCATCACGCCGTGGGGCGCCGACTGTTCGGGCTTCGTGCAGTCGATCTTCGCGCTACACGGCGTCCCGCTGCCACGCGACGCCTGGCAGCAGGCTCAGGTGGGGGAACCCGTGGAGCGCAAGCTGGCTGCGCTGCAGGTGAGCGAACTCGCGTTCTTTTCGGATCGCGACGACGGGCGCATCACGCACGTCGGGCTCGGCGTGGGGAGCGGCCGGATGGCGCACGTGGCCGTGGGGCGGGGTGGCTTTGCCGTGGAGCGGTTGGCCGACGCGCGCGACGGCTACGTCAAGACGCTGGTCGACCAGTTCCGCTTCGTGCGGAGGGTCGTGTAG
- a CDS encoding sigma-54 dependent transcriptional regulator, with the protein MPSVLIVDDERDITSFLGAFFERNGHEVLKAYTGEEAVSLIRQRRPDLVLLDLRLPDISGFDVLERVKEEHPVVIMITGHGDVSLAVQAMQAGAESFLTKPIELAHLGAAAERAFEKAHLRQMNLYLGERRGAFPARTLLGSSPPMRELAGQIELLARSDRTTVLLVGEVGTGKGRVADVMHRQSPRAAQRFVEVNCAALTAASLDSELFGVEQGPSPEGDVYRPGLLEAASGGTLFLDEIGDLDAHLQPKLLRVLEGKSFRRQGGTREVQVDVRLIAATSRDLVAEVTAGRFREDLYYRLSVMPINLPPLRARAREDLVDLIGHLLDELRVNLPEGPTELDDEALEHMLKYSWPGNVREMRNVLERAFIIGRGAPAIAPMHLAAEVRDASGVGVEHHIPRTLAEVERQHIDRTLRAHDGNRTRAAKELGISRATLIKKIKEYGSEVRQPMSYGGVR; encoded by the coding sequence ATGCCTTCCGTCCTGATCGTTGACGACGAACGCGACATCACCTCGTTTCTCGGGGCGTTCTTCGAACGCAACGGGCATGAGGTGTTGAAGGCGTATACGGGGGAGGAAGCGGTGTCGCTCATCCGGCAGCGGCGTCCGGATCTGGTACTGCTCGACCTGCGGCTGCCCGATATCTCGGGGTTCGACGTACTCGAGCGCGTGAAGGAGGAGCACCCGGTCGTGATCATGATCACCGGGCATGGCGATGTGTCGCTGGCCGTGCAGGCGATGCAGGCTGGCGCCGAGAGCTTCCTCACCAAGCCGATCGAGTTGGCGCACCTGGGCGCGGCCGCCGAGCGGGCATTCGAGAAGGCGCATCTCCGGCAGATGAATCTGTATTTGGGCGAGCGGCGGGGCGCGTTTCCGGCCCGCACCCTGCTCGGGTCGTCACCTCCGATGCGCGAACTCGCCGGGCAGATCGAGTTGTTGGCGCGGAGCGACCGCACGACGGTGCTCCTGGTGGGCGAGGTGGGCACCGGCAAGGGGCGTGTCGCCGACGTGATGCACCGGCAGAGCCCCCGTGCCGCACAGCGATTCGTGGAGGTGAACTGCGCCGCCCTCACCGCGGCGTCGCTCGATTCCGAACTGTTCGGCGTGGAGCAGGGCCCATCGCCGGAGGGCGACGTGTACCGGCCCGGGCTGCTCGAGGCCGCGAGCGGCGGCACGCTGTTCCTCGACGAGATCGGCGATCTCGACGCGCACCTCCAGCCCAAGCTACTGCGCGTGCTCGAAGGCAAGAGTTTCCGCCGCCAGGGCGGCACGCGCGAGGTGCAGGTGGACGTGCGTCTCATCGCGGCCACGAGTCGCGACCTGGTGGCCGAGGTCACGGCGGGCCGGTTCCGCGAGGACCTCTACTACCGCCTGAGCGTGATGCCGATCAATCTTCCCCCGCTGCGCGCCCGCGCCCGGGAGGACCTGGTGGATCTGATCGGGCACCTGCTGGACGAATTGCGCGTGAACCTGCCCGAGGGCCCCACCGAACTGGACGACGAGGCCCTTGAGCATATGTTAAAGTACTCGTGGCCCGGGAACGTCCGCGAGATGCGCAACGTGCTCGAGCGGGCGTTCATCATCGGGCGCGGCGCGCCGGCCATCGCTCCGATGCACCTCGCCGCCGAGGTGCGCGACGCATCGGGGGTGGGCGTGGAGCACCACATCCCGCGCACCCTGGCGGAGGTGGAGCGACAGCACATCGACCGCACGCTCCGCGCGCATGACGGCAACCGCACCCGAGCCGCCAAGGAGTTGGGAATCTCGCGCGCCACGCTCATCAAGAAGATCAAGGAATACGGCAGCGAGGTGCGGCAGCCGATGTCTTACGGAGGAGTGAGATGA
- a CDS encoding DMT family transporter: protein MPSPDAQAAPRAEHAVGSATVWLTDISLVLMALIWGVNFSVVKYGTTQLSPLAFNGSRVLLAAVALSLVAFVPRRAPVARRDIVALLLLGVLGNGVYQLLFIEGVAITRAGDAALVVAASPALIALIGQMLGVERVAVRAFVGIVLSMVGIGFVVYSGARMVVKGASVAGDLLVLAGSVSWALYTVLLTPYARRIDGVTLSAYTMIGGALMLEVVAAPELARMTWSTVSPGAVAAILYSGLGALVVAYLFWYRGVRVIGPTRTAMYSNLQPLFALIVAAILLGESPTPWQVMGAICIMAGLLLTRA from the coding sequence ATGCCTTCCCCTGACGCGCAGGCGGCGCCCCGGGCCGAACATGCGGTCGGTTCCGCGACGGTCTGGCTCACCGACATCTCGCTGGTGCTGATGGCGCTCATCTGGGGCGTCAATTTCAGCGTCGTGAAATACGGCACCACCCAGCTCTCGCCGCTCGCCTTCAACGGGTCGCGCGTGCTGCTGGCCGCGGTGGCGCTGTCGCTGGTCGCGTTCGTACCGCGGCGGGCGCCGGTGGCGCGGCGCGACATCGTGGCCCTGCTCCTGCTCGGCGTGCTCGGGAACGGGGTGTACCAACTGCTGTTCATCGAGGGCGTGGCGATCACGCGGGCCGGCGACGCGGCTCTGGTCGTCGCGGCGTCCCCGGCGTTGATCGCGTTGATCGGCCAGATGCTGGGCGTGGAACGCGTGGCGGTGCGCGCTTTCGTCGGCATCGTGCTGTCCATGGTCGGCATCGGCTTCGTGGTGTACAGCGGCGCGCGGATGGTGGTCAAAGGGGCCTCGGTGGCGGGTGACCTGCTGGTGCTTGCCGGCTCGGTGAGCTGGGCACTGTACACGGTGCTGCTGACCCCGTACGCGCGGCGCATCGATGGCGTCACGCTGTCGGCGTACACGATGATCGGCGGTGCCCTGATGCTCGAGGTCGTGGCGGCGCCGGAGCTTGCCCGCATGACATGGAGCACCGTATCCCCCGGCGCGGTGGCCGCGATCCTGTACAGCGGGTTGGGCGCGCTGGTGGTGGCGTATCTCTTCTGGTATCGGGGCGTACGCGTGATCGGACCCACGCGCACGGCCATGTATTCGAACCTGCAACCGCTGTTCGCCCTGATCGTGGCGGCGATCCTGCTTGGCGAATCGCCCACGCCCTGGCAGGTGATGGGGGCTATCTGCATCATGGCCGGCCTGCTCCTGACCCGCGCGTGA
- a CDS encoding diacylglycerol kinase family protein, producing MIRRVLLVVNPGSRHGVRDLRRVQRAFAACGVSCDTRFTAGPGDAGALARDIGQTYDALFTLGGDGTIMEALGGLAGGGTPLGALAGGTGNLFVRAFGIPLRPGRAVRALCAGATRTIDVAELGTGGHFAVAAGIGIDVAMIETASAVLKRRLGLTAYILAGARVAIGAAARGESFRARITVDDTVHEVEALSVLVANVESVLNGLITLAPGAAPDDGAIDVAVYAARTVPQALRVAWRMLRGRFPDDGLTRFYRGRHVRVATTPRRRAQADGELLPPGELDVRVLAGAGRVLVPRPG from the coding sequence GTGATCCGCCGGGTCTTGCTGGTCGTCAATCCCGGCTCGCGTCACGGGGTGCGCGACCTGCGTCGCGTCCAGCGCGCGTTCGCGGCCTGCGGCGTGTCGTGCGACACGCGGTTCACCGCGGGGCCGGGCGATGCCGGCGCCCTGGCCAGGGACATCGGACAGACCTACGACGCGCTATTCACGCTGGGCGGTGACGGCACGATCATGGAAGCGCTGGGCGGGTTGGCTGGCGGGGGCACGCCGCTGGGCGCGCTGGCTGGCGGCACGGGTAACCTGTTCGTGCGCGCGTTCGGCATCCCGCTCCGTCCAGGGCGTGCCGTTCGCGCGCTCTGCGCGGGCGCCACGCGCACCATCGATGTCGCCGAACTTGGGACGGGGGGGCATTTCGCGGTGGCCGCCGGAATCGGCATCGACGTCGCGATGATCGAAACCGCATCCGCGGTGCTCAAGCGTCGACTCGGCTTGACCGCGTATATCCTGGCCGGGGCGCGCGTGGCGATCGGGGCCGCCGCACGCGGCGAGAGCTTCCGGGCCCGCATCACGGTGGACGACACGGTGCACGAGGTCGAGGCGCTGTCGGTGCTCGTGGCCAACGTCGAGTCGGTATTGAACGGGTTGATCACGCTCGCCCCCGGGGCAGCACCCGACGACGGCGCGATCGACGTGGCGGTATACGCGGCGCGCACGGTGCCGCAGGCCCTGCGGGTGGCGTGGCGCATGTTGCGCGGGCGATTTCCCGACGACGGCCTCACCCGGTTCTACCGCGGGCGGCACGTACGCGTCGCCACCACCCCGCGGCGTCGGGCCCAAGCCGACGGCGAGCTTCTCCCGCCCGGCGAGCTGGACGTGCGCGTGCTCGCCGGGGCGGGACGCGTACTGGTGCCGCGTCCGGGATAA